A window from Felis catus isolate Fca126 chromosome B1, F.catus_Fca126_mat1.0, whole genome shotgun sequence encodes these proteins:
- the IDO1 gene encoding indoleamine 2,3-dioxygenase 1: MSHNRILPTKNSWKNLKEYHIDEKVGFVLPTPQEELPYPYDQWISIAKNLPELIDKNELRKEVEKLKMVSIDDLKDHKSQRLAHLVLGYITMAYVWNQGGEDVCEVLPKNIAVPYCELSKKLDLPPILVYADCVLANWKKKDPNGPMTYENMDILFSFPGGDCGKGFFLVSLLVEIAAASAIKVIPDLLNAVKCEDHNTLQRALRYIASCLKQAKEEFKQIHEYVDPNTFFNVLRIYLSGWKGNPLLPEGLKYEGVWETPKKFAGGSAAQSSVFQCFDVLLGIQQSSGEESSFKFLQEMREYMPLAHRKFLQSLESAPSVREFVISKGDAKLRADYNECVKAMADLRKYHLKIVAKYIVIPSKNKHKTNSTSEETSEPENKGTGGTSVMTFLKSVRNTTEKFLLNVD, translated from the exons ATGtcacacaatagaatattgcCTACAAAAAATTCTtggaaaaatttgaaagaataccATATAGATGAAAAGGTGGGCTTCGTTCTGCCAACTCCACAG gagGAACTACCTTACCCTTATGATCAATGGATTTCCATTGCTAAAAACCTGCCTGAACTTATTGACAAAAATGAACTACGTAAAGAAGTTGAGAAG TTAAAAATGGTCAGTATTGATGACCTCAAAGACCACAAGTCACAGCGCCTTGCACATCTGGTCCTGGGGTATATCACCATGGCGTATGTGTGGAACCAAGGCGGTGAAGATGTTTGTGAG GTCTTGCCAAAGAACATTGCTGTTCCTTACTGTGAACTGTCTAAGAAGCTGGATCTGCCTCCTATTCTGGTTTATGCAGATTGTGTCTTggcaaactggaagaaaaaggaTCCCAATGG GCCCATGACTTATGA GAACATGGACATTCTGTTTTCGTTTCCTGGTGGAGACTGCGGTAAAGGAtttttcctggtttctctgtTGGTGGAAATAGCAGCGGCTTCTGCAATCAAA gtaattccTGATTTATTGAATGCAGTAAAATGTGAGGACCACAATACTCTGCAAAGGGCGCTGCGTTACATAGCTTCTTGTCTGAAACAAGCCAAGGAAGAGTTTAAACAAATTCATG AATATGTGGACCCAAACACATTTTTCAATGTTCTTCGCATATACTTGTCTGG CTGGAAAGGCAACCCCCTGCTGCCAGAGGGTCTGAAGTATGAAGGTGTCTGGGAAACCCCAAAGAAGTTTGCAGGGGGTAGTGCAGCCCAAAGCAGTGTCTTCCAGTGCTTTGATGTTCTGCTGGGCATCCAGCAGAGTTCTGGTGAAG AATCTTCTTTCAAATTCCTTCAGGAAATGAGAGAATATATGCCATTAGCTCACCGGAAATTTCTCCAGTCATTAGAGTCAGCCCCCTCAGTCCGTGAGTTTGTTATTTCAAAAGGTGATGCTAAACTGAGAGCAGATTATAATGAATGTGTGAAAGCTATGGCTGACCTGAGAAAATACCATTTGAAAATAGTAGCCAAGTACATCGTGATTCCTTCAAAGAACAAGCACAAGACAAACTCAACATCTGAAGAAACATCAGAAccagaaaataaaggaactgGAGGCACTAGTGTCATGACTTTCCTGAAGAGTGTTAGAAATACAACTGAGAAATTCCTGCTGAACGTTGACTAA